The genomic region ACTATATCTTTTAGCCTTATATTGAGCCTATAAGGTGCTTCATCGAGTTCATATGTAGCCTTAAGATCCTTAGGGATATTTACTTTGTATACAGTATCTGACCTTATGCCCATTGCTTCGAATCTAATATCATAAGTACCATTAGGCAAACTATTAGGCGGGATAATGTAGTATGAACCATCGGGCCTTAGCTTTAGCAGATAAGTAATATTAAGCTGAATATTATGAAACTTAAGTAATCCTCCCTGAGGGGTGTTTTTAGAAGCATCATACACCGTTCCCCATAAATTATAGAAGGCCAAGGAGTATGATGGTGGCTTTTCTGGAACTATCATGCTGCTTGAATAGCCTTGAAACATGTTTTGATACAGAAAGCTTAGCCAATGAGGTAGAAAGGGGAGCATCGCATTACTTACTATACTGAAAGCTATCAAGGATGCGCCAGCATTTCTTCCAATTCTAAATGGTAGAGCCATTAGTACTGTTCCAAGTGCTACTAACGTTGCCTTAGCGGCTGCGATTATTGAGGCTATTATCGCAATTATGGCTAGCGACACTATAATGGCATAGAGATTAAACGTTAATGGCAAGAAAAAGAAGGATACAAAGCGTCCCATTGACGACATTGAGATGGAAATCGATGCATAAATAGCTCTATATATGAGGTCAAATATGAGAAGGGCAGACATTCGTGCCCTTACATAGGTAATTATGTCATTAAGTGTATATCCACTCCAAGAAGCTATCATATCAGACAAGTATAATATAGATGAGAATGCCAATACCAGGATTACAGCCCATATGCTATCCTGTATGAGTATCGGAGCCCAGCGTTTTAACCCTCTAACCGGAATAGGAAGCATATATATGAGGACTCCTATATAATATGTTAACACCGCTATTTGAGCTGCCAAAAGAAGAAGACTTGTAGGCTCTAGTCTGACCAACTAGAATCACCCGGTAACGTTAATTGCGGGTGCGCCTGCAACCATGTTGACTATGTAGGAGATCAATGCAAATATTGACGAGCCAAGCGCGAGCCAGAATGCTGCCCACACGGCATCTTCAACGAGGTCTTGGCCCACTCTTTTAACTCTGATGAAAGGTATTGGAGAACCTTTTAGTAACCATCCTATACTCCATGTTAGTAGGAATAAGCCCCATGCAACTGCAACAACTTTGCTTGTAAGTGTGCTGATGAAAGTCGTGATGTCGCCCAATACTACCCCTACATCCTAGGCAAAATAGGATGTGGAGGCATAGACTCGGGTAAAACTATTTTCTAAAAGCAATATAAACGAACTATTATAACTATTTCTTTTTCTCAATTTTATGCTTATATTTATGGTAATTTATTTCTGCTTCTATTAATGCTCTATAAAAGGCTTCCTCACCAAACACTATCTTCTGAAGTACTCTACGAGCCGTAGCAGGCCCTACACCGATCCACATTAATGCTTCAGCGCCTTTCCTACCATAATTAAGAACTATATCGGCTTTCTCGTAGATATTTTGAAGCTTCCTTATTTCTTCCCGCTTTAGCTTGCCCTTTCTTGTTCTCTTCACAAGAAGGCGCCGTACTTCCTTTTCCTCTTCTTGGCTCTTAGCAGGATAAAGCAACCTAGAACCGCAACGTGGACACGACGGTTTATCTGGAAGGTTCTCTATTCTAGCCCTGTAGCTATTCCCACACATTAAACATATCAACGTGACTTCTTTCTTCGAAAGTCTACGCTTCACTGCTTCTGCTATAAGCGTCGATGGTAACTGCTGAGCAACAACCCTATCACTAAACCTAGCCTCATTTATCGCATCTTCAGTTAACGGACTAGCATTTCTAAGTTTAACTATCTTCAGCCGCTTCTTTCCTCGCCGAAGCTCATCAATGAATTCTTGTAGCTTAACTAAATCTATTTTCCTCACAAATATCTCTCTTAGAGCCTCTTCACCTAAAATAGTGTCTCTGAGTCTTACTAAAATACGCTTCAGCATGCTTTGATCTTTAATATTCCTATTAACTGCACCACTTCTTAGTGCTACACGAAATAGGGTCCAGTCAAACAGCTTACTCTTCTTTACTGCATCAACAACGAGTCTATAAACTTCATCATTATTCAACTTTGTAATACCTTCAAGCATTGTTTTTACATAGGTACTTGGCTTAATTGATGAAAATTTAACAACAACGATGTAGGGAGTGCTTGCGGTGGCGGGGTTATATCCCTCGACCTGGCTGATATAGTTTGCTAATAGATACTCAAGTGCCTTGTTTGCACGTGAACCAAGAAAGCTGTAGATTATGACTATATCTCCATAGTGTTCAACTACTATGTTTTTATCGTTCGGCAAAACACCTATTCGTGATAAATAATTGCTAATCTTTTCCGTTACGTATCTCTTAGACTCTACGTCAAGAGGATATGAGTTGAGTACACTCTTGTTAGCAAGGATTCTTCTCAGTACACTTCCTACTTCACGTGCAACGCCGTTTTCAACCGGAATGAGTTCGCCCTCCCAGGCAGGAGGAAATAGTTTCTCGGAATCTCTCTTTGGGACGACTTTAACACTATCATTACTTATATCAACTACTTCCCATATTCGGCCCGCAAGAACAAACATATCACCCTTATCAAGCGTAGCAACAAACTCCTCATCAAGCACACCTATCTTAGAGCCTGATGATATATCGATCACAATATATTGCTTAGTTTCTGTTATCATCGTTGTTGAATAATAATAGCTCTTACTCCTAGGCCCCTGCCTCATCTTATTATCCCTAATCCTTAGTATTCCAACAGTCTCGCCTATTTGTATGAGCTGGTTGAAAGTATCAAAGTCAAGGTTCTCGTAGAATTTGCTGCGCGTAATAATGTTATACGCCCTGGTAACCTCTATTTCACCTTGTTCAATTACAAGTCCAACTAACTGATGTATGAGGGCGTCAAGCGCGTTCTCATGTATATATAGATTCTCTATGTTGCCGCGCATAGTTCTTGCAGCTATTATTGCTGACTCGAGAATGTCAAAAACATTGTTTGAGGTAACTATGATGCCCCTGGATACAAGCCCTACTCTGTGTGACGCGCGACCAACTCGCTGGGCAAGTTTTAATGCCTGGCGTGGCGACATATATTGGATAACAAGATTAACTTCTCCGATATCTATTCCGAGCTCTAGGCTAGAGGTCGCAACAAGCGCCTTTACATTGCCTTCACGGAACTCGTTCTCGCCACGTATTCGCTCGTCCTTACTTAGACTGCCATGATGAACTCTAACAATATCACCAAGCTCTTTACGCAGGAGAGCCCCAAGTACCTCTGCTGTATCACGGGTATTCGTAAATATGAGCACTTTTCCGTACGTACCACGAACAATGCTTGCTATGAATTTTGCTCTATCATCTATCTCAGTAGAACTGCTACCCTGCGTTCTAGGCATTTTTACGCGAATATTATAATTCTTCATGAGATGCCTAAGGTCAACTACTTTGAATGCTCTATAACCCATTATATATCGTGCTACGTCGTAAGGCCGATTTAGCGTCGCTGATAACGCTATTATTTTTATCTTCTTTGTGCTATAAAGAGCTTCAACACGTTCCAAGGCCAGTGAGAGTTCAACACCTCTCTTGCTGGATAAAAGTTCATGAACTTCATCAATAATTATATATTCTAAATATTTGATATTTTGTTGAAATTTCTTTACAGATAACATTAGGTAAAATGTTTCCGGAGTCATAATTGCAATAGCGGGTGGATTCCTTAGAAACTCTTGTTTTTCTCTTTCGCTGCTATCACCATGCCTCAGCGATATTGACACACCAACCGAGTCACCTATTTGAGTCAATCTATGAAAAATATCACGATTAAGACTACGTAGAGGCGTAATGTATAGTGCCCTTATACCTGTAAGTCTTTCTTCAAGTATTTTCGACATTACTGGAAAGAAGGCAGCTTCTGTTTTTCCGCTCCCTGTAGGCGCTGAAACAAGCACACTATATCCTCTAAGAACTATCGGTATAACTTCTCTTTGTACTACTGTAGGCTCCTTATAACCAAACCTTTCTATTACTTTTCTGAGTCTCTCGTGCAATAGCGAGAAAGCATTATTTTGCACCATGCCTCTGTGTTCCCCTCTTGGGAAGACATCCTTATGGACACTAAAGATAAGAGGATACTCTTTACATTATCCGTAGCTTTGGCTACTCTCTTGTTACCCTCGCAAATATTCCTAATCGTTGCCCCATTAATAGGTATTACCATTATCCTCATAACCCTATCCTTCTCAACAATAGTTTACGTTATTATTACAAATATTTTGCTAATACCATTAAACATTATATATACAGATTTTCTATCTACAAGAGAATGGATGTTACACCCTACTACTCTACAATCCTTGATCGCTGTCATTATATTTTATCCAATTTTAGGGTTTATTATAATAATTATGATACTTCGCAAAATAAAAACAGATCTGCCAGTTGAAAGAGTCTTCAGCAATCTTAGCATAGCTGTATCCCATTACGTTGACAATTTCTGTATCGTTCAATCGAAATTACCTCTCCTATATTCATTGCTATCAATACTACTCTTTATTCTAGCAAAGTATTCTT from Pyrofollis japonicus harbors:
- a CDS encoding carboxypeptidase-like regulatory domain-containing protein, producing MVRLEPTSLLLLAAQIAVLTYYIGVLIYMLPIPVRGLKRWAPILIQDSIWAVILVLAFSSILYLSDMIASWSGYTLNDIITYVRARMSALLIFDLIYRAIYASISISMSSMGRFVSFFFLPLTFNLYAIIVSLAIIAIIASIIAAAKATLVALGTVLMALPFRIGRNAGASLIAFSIVSNAMLPFLPHWLSFLYQNMFQGYSSSMIVPEKPPSYSLAFYNLWGTVYDASKNTPQGGLLKFHNIQLNITYLLKLRPDGSYYIIPPNSLPNGTYDIRFEAMGIRSDTVYKVNIPKDLKATYELDEAPYRLNIRLKDIVYIRPDIVIKVLDCDNIRLIENSADKSIIECTPMNTHFVKIVIGSPRDCSIRVKTEGGDIYSRSFKQAQWRGIAVSLYGFGIYGGIGYPIRVVVEKSGVCSVEWDQVVASSIISGTSRNESFPFDTFAYLIMYMVLLPSAIFAYLTIMGLISTSFARLLGATHARVMLDF
- a CDS encoding DEAD/DEAH box helicase is translated as MVQNNAFSLLHERLRKVIERFGYKEPTVVQREVIPIVLRGYSVLVSAPTGSGKTEAAFFPVMSKILEERLTGIRALYITPLRSLNRDIFHRLTQIGDSVGVSISLRHGDSSEREKQEFLRNPPAIAIMTPETFYLMLSVKKFQQNIKYLEYIIIDEVHELLSSKRGVELSLALERVEALYSTKKIKIIALSATLNRPYDVARYIMGYRAFKVVDLRHLMKNYNIRVKMPRTQGSSSTEIDDRAKFIASIVRGTYGKVLIFTNTRDTAEVLGALLRKELGDIVRVHHGSLSKDERIRGENEFREGNVKALVATSSLELGIDIGEVNLVIQYMSPRQALKLAQRVGRASHRVGLVSRGIIVTSNNVFDILESAIIAARTMRGNIENLYIHENALDALIHQLVGLVIEQGEIEVTRAYNIITRSKFYENLDFDTFNQLIQIGETVGILRIRDNKMRQGPRSKSYYYSTTMITETKQYIVIDISSGSKIGVLDEEFVATLDKGDMFVLAGRIWEVVDISNDSVKVVPKRDSEKLFPPAWEGELIPVENGVAREVGSVLRRILANKSVLNSYPLDVESKRYVTEKISNYLSRIGVLPNDKNIVVEHYGDIVIIYSFLGSRANKALEYLLANYISQVEGYNPATASTPYIVVVKFSSIKPSTYVKTMLEGITKLNNDEVYRLVVDAVKKSKLFDWTLFRVALRSGAVNRNIKDQSMLKRILVRLRDTILGEEALREIFVRKIDLVKLQEFIDELRRGKKRLKIVKLRNASPLTEDAINEARFSDRVVAQQLPSTLIAEAVKRRLSKKEVTLICLMCGNSYRARIENLPDKPSCPRCGSRLLYPAKSQEEEKEVRRLLVKRTRKGKLKREEIRKLQNIYEKADIVLNYGRKGAEALMWIGVGPATARRVLQKIVFGEEAFYRALIEAEINYHKYKHKIEKKK
- the cedA1 gene encoding DNA import protein CedA1, coding for MGDITTFISTLTSKVVAVAWGLFLLTWSIGWLLKGSPIPFIRVKRVGQDLVEDAVWAAFWLALGSSIFALISYIVNMVAGAPAINVTG